In a genomic window of Lycium ferocissimum isolate CSIRO_LF1 chromosome 9, AGI_CSIRO_Lferr_CH_V1, whole genome shotgun sequence:
- the LOC132031703 gene encoding F-box/FBD/LRR-repeat protein At1g13570-like: protein MSIDMSSASPAEDRISRLPCDILEKILGCLPLRDAIRTSVLSKQWSYKWVVRSELAFDKANVHRGLLKTIIYQYLRHLKLCRCKFYPPPNYRAFSTLATLNFWFVTFEPTSFQTLLSNSPLLERVTLICCTPFDSLIVDAPSLKFFEFSGRANSIFFMKTPLLKQIVLDLLFKKSFAVPESQVTLHNIKILKFKRLILDKVEWVAYALYLINRCPNLERLQITSFGLDDPVLHILRSQEMPHSPLTQLKSVDMILMQDNKAEMEFLKYVLSSASALEKVCVVTRERLSHRRMAMMEEMKQFPRASPNVECLYKVDFPFKN, encoded by the exons ATGTCCATTGATATGAGTAGTGCGAGCCCTGCTGAAGATAGAATTAGCAGGTTGCCTTGTGATATTCTTGAGAAGATTTTAGGATGCCTGCCCTTGCGTGATGCTATAAGGACAAGTGTTTTGTCAAAACAATGGAGTTACAAATGGGTTGTACGTTCAGAATTAGCTTTTGACAAAGCTAATGTCCATAGAGGACTCTTGAAAACAATTATTTACCAG TATCTAAGGCATCTGAAACTTTGCAGATGTAAATTCTACCCTCCTCCCAACTATAGAGCTTTTAGTACGCTTGCTACCCTTAACTTTTGGTTTGTGACCTTCGAGCCCACGTCATTTCAGACCCTCCTTTCAAATAGCCCATTACTTGAACGTGTGACTTTGATTTGCTGCACTCCATTTGATAGCTTGATTGTTGATGCCCCTAGTCTCAAATTCTTTGAATTTAGCGGAAGAGCaaattccattttcttcatGAAAACCCCTCTGCTTAAGCAAATTGTATTGGACCTGCTTTTTAAGAAG TCCTTTGCAGTACCAGAGTCTCAAGTGACACTACACAAcatcaaaattttaaagtttaagAGATTGATCCTTGATAAAGTTGAGTGGGTTGCATATGCTCTTTACTTGATCAACCGCTGCCCCAACTTAGAAAGGCTCCAAATTACG TCTTTTGGCCTTGACGATCCTGTGCTACATATCTTGCGATCCCAAGAAATGCCACATAGTCCACTAACGCAGCTCAAAAGTGTGGATATGATCCTCATGCAGGATAATAAAGCTGAAATGGAATTCTTGAAGTATGTATTGTCATCTGCAAGTGCACTCGAGAAAGTATGTGTTGTGACTCGTGAAAGATTGAGTCATAGGCGAATGGCAATGATGGAGGAGATGAAGCAATTCCCTCGAGCATCACCCAATGTAGAATGTCTATACAAAGTGGATTTTCCGTTTAAAAATTAG